One bacterium DNA segment encodes these proteins:
- a CDS encoding flagellar hook-basal body complex protein, whose amino-acid sequence MGIFPGLSTAASTMNNASTSMKVISDNLANLGTPGFKQSRTLSSDSFASLLPSGGPGDQVGNGASRVGIQRIVTKGKIEPSNNILDSAIDGEGFFILNNGLGGQVYTRGGTFTLNDQGVLIHTPTKLEVQTFPAAGGTALGNVTLIGLNNLLGSATTNLSFVGNLSAQENILGTAGSFLSSLKRDEFVVSTGVNDQLVFDVGGGPITASLVTHGGLTSGTAVIGNALANAVKLALETQNGSLDAYTVTYDLSTDKFTIKNDNGNTTPITFRHDLATSTASSLLGFAAAASSAIQPNSTEVSNLGVAFNVLTGVNDTLSVNFNGVPATVTVAAGNYTGGGLARAIEASLQGTSALNRSASVTYDELLGTFRILGPQTGGAYTINQPSNSGTPTIAVAATQTTVTGGTLSATASFSTGSATAGTGNFDITDPFKTSSSNSTHDAFDSLGNQRSMTTFFRKVGDNIWEWHAAFQGSDLVGPTLNTSFEEIASGLLTFDSDGKLDTEANTAGTGIVNFDAIGTNPPPAQGQIIAFDFGDSLTTDTGTGLLGMTQFGGPFNIVRFDNNGVSQGSFLVVNIDESGFINALFNNNQTIVLGQIALARFPVPAELTALGDSIFSVSPESGAATVTAPNQNGTGRVLPGALEISNVEISEQFVDLIVQQEIFQANARLVTATDEMLQTLINL is encoded by the coding sequence ATGGGCATATTTCCAGGACTGTCCACCGCCGCCTCGACGATGAACAATGCCTCGACCTCGATGAAGGTCATCAGCGACAACCTTGCCAATCTGGGCACCCCCGGCTTCAAGCAAAGCCGTACCCTCAGCTCCGATTCCTTCGCCAGCCTTCTCCCGAGCGGCGGCCCGGGCGATCAAGTCGGAAACGGAGCCAGCCGCGTCGGGATCCAGCGAATCGTCACCAAGGGCAAAATCGAGCCCAGCAACAACATACTGGACTCCGCGATCGACGGCGAGGGGTTCTTCATCCTGAACAACGGGCTGGGCGGGCAAGTCTACACGAGAGGCGGCACCTTCACGCTGAACGATCAGGGAGTTCTCATCCACACCCCGACGAAACTCGAGGTACAAACCTTCCCCGCAGCAGGCGGAACGGCGCTCGGAAACGTCACCTTGATAGGATTGAACAATCTTCTCGGGTCAGCCACGACCAATCTTTCCTTTGTCGGAAACCTCTCGGCGCAGGAAAACATCCTCGGGACAGCCGGCTCGTTTCTCTCCTCGTTGAAAAGAGATGAATTTGTCGTTTCCACCGGCGTGAACGATCAGTTGGTGTTCGATGTGGGAGGAGGGCCGATCACGGCCAGCCTCGTCACGCACGGCGGGCTGACTTCCGGCACGGCGGTCATCGGCAACGCCCTGGCCAATGCCGTTAAACTGGCCTTGGAGACCCAGAACGGCTCTCTCGACGCCTACACGGTGACCTACGATCTGTCCACGGACAAGTTCACCATCAAAAACGACAATGGGAACACAACCCCGATCACCTTCCGGCACGATCTGGCCACCTCGACCGCGTCCTCTCTCCTGGGATTTGCGGCGGCGGCCTCCTCGGCGATCCAGCCCAATTCCACCGAGGTCAGCAATCTGGGCGTGGCGTTCAACGTTCTGACCGGAGTCAACGATACCCTTTCCGTTAACTTTAACGGCGTCCCGGCCACCGTGACCGTCGCGGCGGGGAATTACACGGGAGGGGGCCTTGCGCGCGCCATCGAGGCGTCGCTTCAGGGCACCTCGGCGCTGAATCGATCTGCTTCGGTCACTTACGACGAACTACTGGGCACCTTCCGGATTTTGGGACCCCAGACCGGCGGCGCCTATACCATCAATCAGCCCTCGAACAGCGGGACGCCCACGATCGCCGTCGCCGCCACACAGACCACCGTGACGGGCGGTACGCTCTCGGCGACAGCGAGCTTTTCGACCGGCAGCGCGACCGCCGGAACGGGCAATTTCGACATCACCGATCCTTTCAAGACCAGCTCATCGAATTCGACACACGATGCATTCGACAGCCTGGGCAATCAGCGCTCGATGACAACATTCTTCAGGAAAGTGGGAGACAACATCTGGGAGTGGCACGCCGCCTTTCAGGGCAGCGACCTCGTGGGCCCCACCCTGAACACCAGCTTCGAGGAAATCGCCAGCGGTCTTCTCACGTTCGATTCAGACGGAAAGCTGGACACCGAGGCGAACACGGCCGGAACGGGCATCGTCAATTTTGACGCCATCGGAACCAATCCGCCGCCCGCGCAAGGACAAATTATTGCGTTCGACTTCGGCGATTCGCTGACGACCGATACGGGAACGGGACTTCTGGGGATGACGCAATTCGGCGGCCCCTTCAACATCGTCAGGTTCGACAACAACGGTGTCTCGCAAGGTTCGTTCCTGGTCGTGAACATCGACGAGAGCGGGTTCATCAACGCGCTCTTCAACAACAACCAGACGATCGTTCTGGGACAGATCGCTTTGGCCAGATTCCCGGTTCCCGCCGAATTAACCGCACTGGGGGACAGCATTTTCTCGGTATCGCCCGAATCGGGCGCCGCCACTGTCACCGCCCCGAACCAGAACGGAACCGGAAGGGTTCTCCCCGGGGCGCTTGAAATTTCCAACGTGGAGATATCAGAGCAATTCGTGGACCTGATAGTCCAGCAGGAAATCTTCCAGGCGAATGCCCGGCTGGTGACGGCGACGGACGAAATGCTGCAAACGCTGATAAACCTCTAG